CGGAACTGGCCAAACGCATCGGTTCACCGAAGGCGGTGCGGGCGGTGGCCGGTGCTTGCGCCAACAACCCGCTGGCGGTGGTGATCCCCTGTCACCGTGTGGTGCGCAGCGACGGCGACGTGTCCGGTTACCGCTGGGGCGTGGAGCGCAAACGCGCACTGCTGGAGCGAGAGTCCTGTTCACAGGAGGGCCGTTCATGACACCCTGGCAACGCCTGGAGCAGGTGGATTGGCCGGCCGTGGAGCAACATCTCGATGATAACGGCCATGCGGTCATTCCCGCCCTGCTCGGCGCCGACGAGTGCGCCGGGCTGGCCGCGCTGTACGCCGAAACGGACCGTTTTCGTTCGCGGGTGGTGATGGCACGGCACGGCTTTGGCAGGGGCGAATACCAGTACTTCGCCTATCCGCTGCCGCCATTGGTCGACACCTTGCGTCAGGACCTCTATCCACGGCTGGTACCGATAGCCAATCGCTGGCAGGCCCGCCTGGGCAAGGCCCGGCGGTTTCCAGCGCAGCACAACGCTTACCTGGCTCAATGCCATGACGACGGCCAATGCCGCCCCACGCCCTTGCTGCTGCGTTACCAGCCCGGTGATTACAATTGCCTGCATCAGGATCTCTACGGCGAGAACTGGTTTCCACTGCAAGTGGCGGTGTTGCTGTCGGCACCGGGCGAACAGTTCGAAGGCGGCGAGTTCGTGCTTACCGAACAGCGTCCGCGCCGCCAATCCCGGGCCATGGTGCCTCCGCTTCGACAGGGCGACGCCCTGGTGTTCGCGGTCAATCAAAGGCCGGTGGCCGGTCAGCGTGGGGACTACCGGGTCACTCTGCGCCACGGCGTCAGCGAACTTCGCCGGGGTCAACGCTATACTCTCGGGCTGATCTTTCATGACGCCGCCTGAGTGAGCCCGTTTCGGGGCCACCGGCGGCCCTGACTCGGGAGCTCCACATGCAAATAAAAAACGCCGTCGCTCTGATCACCGGTTCATCCTCCGGCATCGGCGCCGCCACCGCCCGCTTGTTCGCCGAATACGGCTGCAACGTGGTCATCAACTACAGCCGTAACGAAGCGGGGGCACAGAAAGTGGCCGACGATTGCCGCGCCCTCGGCGTGGAAGCCCTGGTGGTGCAGGCGGACGTCAGCCGCGACGAGGATTGCCGGGCACTGGTGCAGGCCACGCTGGATCAGTTCGGCCGTCTCAACATTCTCGTCAACAACGCCGGCACCACCCTGTTCTGCGCTCATGAAAACCTGGACGGTCTCAGCGCCGACGACTTCCTCAACATTTACCGGGTCAACACCGTCGGCCCCTACCAGATGGTGCGGGCGGCGGAAAAAGCCCTGCGCGACAGTGGCGTTGCCCACGTCGTCAACATGGCCTCGATCGCCGGGCTGGCCGGGGTCGGCAGCTCCATCGCCTACGCCGCCTCCAAGGGCGCGCTGCTGACCATGACCAAATCCCTGGCGCGGGTGATGGGCCCGCAGGTGCGCGTCAATGCCATCTGTCCGGGCTTCGTGCAAGGGGAATGGCTGGCCCAGGGCCTGGGCCAGGAGCGCTATGACGCGCTGTTGGAGCAAACCAAAAGAGGCGCCGCGCTGAATGACGCCGCGTCACCGGAAACCGTGGCTCAGGCGGTACTGGGCCTGGTGATCGGCGGCGACCTGAGCACCGGCGAAGCATTGCTGGTGGACGGCGGCAGCCATCTCAACGCCAGCGGCGTAAAACGCTAGGGAACCCGGTCTGGGACTGCTGGCCTACGCGGCCTTTCCGGTGCCGATCAACCGGCCTGCCGCCGTGGCGGCCGTGCCGCCAGCAGCGCCAGCCAGTGGGGGCGCCAGGACAGTGTGAACGCCACGATCAGGGCCGCGCCGGCCAGGGACATGATCCACACCAGGGCCGCCATGGTCGGATGATCCACTTGCAGGCACAGGATCAGCGACAGCGCCAGCGCGACACCGCCAAACAGCCTCAACCCGCGGGCGGAAGCCACTCCACGGGCCTGCTTGCCGCAGGCCTGTTTCCAATGCACGTCCAACGCCAGGGCAAACCAGCCCAGGCCGATCACGCTGAGCAGCAAGGCCGCCAGTAACAGGACGTTCTCAGGCATGGGCGGCCTCCCCGGACAGCTCGCCGCTGTCCGCCGGCTGCGGACGGGCACGGCGTTTCAGACGCCGCGCGGTGAGCACCGCCACCAGTGCACTCACCAGCATGAACAGATCCACCCCCGCCACCGGCCAATAACCGGCACTCAGGGTTTTCAACAGATGGTCGCCGGTGGTGACCCAGTTGAGCACCACCGCGCTCACCGCCAGCACGGCGATGGCCCAGCACTGCTCGCCCCAGGCCGGCGCCAGCCTGGCCCGGGCCACCGGCGCGGTGCGCCAGAACGCGTGCGCCATGGCCAGCGCCCACACGCCCCAGAAGCAATATTGCTCCCAATCGCCCCGGGCCGGCAGATTGGTCGGCAGCAAGCGGTTGGCGATAAGAATCCCCAGCGTGGCGATCAGCATGCCGGTGACCGTGGTCACCGCCAGGGCGTCCACCACCCGCGAGCCGATCTGGCCGCGTTTGGCATGCTGACGCTTGCGTTTTTCCACGAAGAACAGGAAGCCGGTGGCGATACAGGCGCAGCCGGCAAGACCGCCGAGCACGTAGAGCCAGCGCAACAGCCAGTGGCGGAAATGCTGCAAATGCAGACCGGTGAGGAACTCATCGATCCGTTCCACCGCCGACGGCGGCGGGTCCTCGCGCAGCACTTCACCGGTGGAGGCCTTGAAGTGAATCCCTTCCCCGGTGAGGGCGATACGGTCGGTACCGGCGCGGTAAATGCTCACGTAGCCATTGGCGTCGCCAACGTGCTGCAACGCCAGAAAGCCCACGTCGCCGGCCATGTCCTTTGCCGCCCAGCGGCGCCGGGCTTCCGCCACCATCGCGTCCACCGAGGCAATCGGCGCGGCGACGCCGGCCCGTTCGTGGGGCAAGCCGGTTTCCTGGGATTCGATCACTTCGTGCAGATCGTGCAGGGGTTCCAACTGCGTGTGAGTGACGGGGAAATAGATGCCCGCGAAAATCACCAGTCCGGTGAACGCGAACATGAAGTGAAACGGCAGCGCCACCACGCCAGTCAGGTTGTGCAGATCGAGAATACTGCGCTGCTTGCTTTTGTTCGGCCGGAAAGTGAACAGCTCGCGGAACAGCTTGCGGTGCATGATCACGCCGGTGACCAGCGCCACCAGCATAATCAGCGCCGCCAGCCCGACGATCCAGTAGCCCAGATCCTTCCAGTGCAGATTGAGGCTGTAGTGCAGCGGATAGAAGAAGCGGCTGCCGATCTTCAGTTGATCGTCCGGCAGGGACTCGCCGGTGCGCGGGTCAATGGTGCGAGTGCCCCACACCAACTCGTCCGGGTTGTTGGCGTTGGGCACCTGGTAGCCGGCGAACAGCCCCAGCACCGGGTCCCGGTGCGTGGTGTAGGCGCCCCAACGCACCGGCGTGTCGAAATGCTCCGGCATCGGCCCGTCCACCCGGGGGCGCATCTGATCGACGCTTTCCTTGGCCGGCTGCATGTCCTCGAATACCGGCTTGAGGATTTCGTCGAAGGACGGCATCGGCTGCGGCTCGAAGCGGCTCTCGGGAATCGCCCAGCGGTCGATTTCCCGATCGAACACCGACAGCGAACCGAAGAAGAACACCACCATCAGCACGAAACCCAGGAACAGCCCGAACCAGGTGTGAACCCAGGCCATGGCGAGACGGAAATTCTGAAACATGAGAGAGCTCCTTCCGGTCACACCAGAGCGTGTTGAATGAGGGATGCCAGCGCCGCCATCATCGCGCCGCCACCAGCCAGAACCAGCCATACCCGGCGCGGATCGCGGGCGGCGAAGCTCCATAAAAAGGTCACCAGGTAGAGCAGAAAAGCCAGCAGGCTGAACAAATGCTCGGCGTCGTGGAAAGGCATGCCGGCGGCGAAGGCGGCGGCCACGCCCAGCGCGATGAAGCCCCAGGCGAACACATAACCGCCCAGCAAGGCGGCGGCGATGCGGGAGAGAAGTTGTGTGCGGGACACGGTTGCGATGCTCATGGTCTTCCTGTCCGGGACGCCGGGCGTCCTGTTCGCGGGTTGGCGGAATGCCGCAAATGATACTCGATCGCAAACACTAATGAAATTCGCCCCAAATGACGGCGCCGGCATGGGCAACAATGGGCTCATCGAGTGGCCGGAGCGTTGCTGGTGGCGCCAGCGGACGTGGAACGGGGCACCGCACCAGCGGCGTTGCGAGGTTTTGCCCCGGTGCCCATGGAGCCGCTGCCGTTCCGATCGATCCTGATTGGTTCCAGCAACGACCGTGCCGCCAGCCCCGCCCGGGCGGGGCACTTTGCCGATGAATGGGGCAGTGACTTCACTTCGAGTTGCTGGAAGGCGTGGGGCATATCAACGTGGCTTCCGGCCACCATCGCCGGGACGACGGCCGCCGTTATCTGCGGCGCCTGACCGCGGAGTTTCCTGCGATGCCGACGGCGCCGCGCATCACTCCTTCCGCTGTCTCCCAGGCGTATTGATGGATCGCGGTCCGTGGACCGCTGGAGTCCCATAATTCGTTGACACGCCAAACCCGAGGCCCGCTTTCGCGGCCTTGTAGACATGAATTTTGGAGATCTCTACGAAGCTGCTGTAGGAGCTAGCCCTGCTGGCGAATTCTTCCACCATTCGGGAACAATTCATTCGCCAGCGAGGCTAGCTCCTACAGCGGCATCGTAGTTCGGTCTGTGGGAAGCTGCCCCACAATTGTGGGGCAGCTTTATCCCGCCCATGATCAGGCGGCGTCACTCACCGAGGTGCGGATCAGGTGGTCGAAGGCGCTCAGCGCGGCCTTGGCCCCTTCGCCCATGGCAATGACGATCTGCTTGTACGGCACCGTGGTGACGTCGCCGGCGGCGTAGATGCCCGGGATAGACGTCTCGCCGCGGGCGTCGGTGATGATCTCACCGTGGCGGGACAGCTCCACCGTGCCCTTCAGCCAGTCGGTGTTGGGCACCAGGCCGATCTGCACGAACACCCCGGCCAGTTCCACGCGGTGCTCTTCGCCACTGTCACGATCCTTGTACAGCAGCCCGTTCACTTTGGTGCCATCACCGGTGATCTCGGTGGTCTGGGCGTTCACGTGCACGGTGACGTTGGCCAGGCTGTGCAGTTTCTTCTGCAGCACGGCATCGGCGCGCAGCTTGGTGTCGAACTCCAGCAGAGTGACGTGCTCGACGATGCCGGCCAGATCGATGGCCGCTTCCACGCCGGAGTTACCGCCGCCGATCACCGCCACGCTCTTGCCTTTGAACAGCGGACCGTCGCAGTGCGGGCAGTACGCCACGCCGCGTCCCCGGTACTCTTTCTCACCGGGCACGTTCACTTCACGCCAGCGGGCGCCGGTGGCCAGAATCAGCGTTTTCGTTTTGAGGCTGGCACCGGAGGCGAACCGGACTTCATGCAAGCCGCCTTCGCTGGCCGCCGGAATCAGTTGCTGCGCGCGCTGCAGATTCATGATGTCCACATCGTAATCACGGACGTGCTGCTCCAGCGCGGTGGCCAGTTTCGGGCCCTCGGTTTCCTTCACCGAGATGAAGTTCTCGATCGCCATGGTATCCAGCACCTGACCACCGAAACGCTCGGCGGCGACACCGGTGCGGATGCCTTTACGGGCGGCGTAGATGGCACTGGCGGCACCGGCGGGCCCACCGCCCACCACCAGCACATCGAAGGCCTCCTTGGCGTTCAGTTTCTCGGCGTCACGCTCGGCGGCGCCGGTGTCCAGTTTGGCGAGGATTTCCTCCAACCCCATGCGGCCCTGGCCGAATTCCTCGCCGTTCAGGAACACGCTGGGCACCGCCATCACCTGGCGCTGATCGACTTCGTCCTGGAACAGGGCGCCGTCGATGGCCACGTGTTTGATGTTCGGATTCAGTACTGCCATCAGATTCAACGCCTGGACCACGTCCGGGCAGTTCTGGCAGGACAGAGAGAAATAGGTTTCGAAGCGGAAGTCGCCTTGCAGCGCTTGCACTTGCTCGATCACCTCGTCGCTGACCTTGGGCGGATGGCCACCCACTTGCAACAGTGCCAGCACCAAAGAGGTGAATTCATGGCCCATGGGAATACCGGCGAAGCGCAGGCTGATGTCACCGTCCACACGGTTCAGGCTGAATGAGGGCCGGCGCTCGTCATCGCCATCCTCACGCAACGTGATCTTGTCGGACATCGCCTCGATGTCGCGCAGCAGCTCCGACAGCTCCCGGGATTTGTCGCCATCATCCAGGGACGCGACCATCTCGAACGGTTGCGTGATGCGCTCCATGTAGGATTGCAATTGGGTTTTCAAGTTGGCGTCCAGCATGCTGGCGGTCTCCATGAACGATTAGCAGGATTTCGATTAAAACCCGGGCCCGTGGGCCCGGGATTGATCCATGCCCGTGGCGGGATCAGATTTTGCCGACCAGATCCAGGGACGGAGCCAGGGTGGCTTCGCCTTCTTTCCATTTGGCCGGGCATACTTCGCCAGGATGGGCACGCACATATTGAGCGGCTTTCACCTTGCGCAGCAGGTCTTCGGCGTCACGGCCGATGCCTTCGGCGGTGATCTCCATGGCTTGGATGATGCCGTCCGGATCAACGATGAAGGTGCCGCGGTTGGCCAGGCCTTCGTCTTCACGCAGTACCTCGAAGTTACGGCTGATTTGCATGGTCGGATCGCCGATCATGGTGTACTTGATCTTGGCGATGGTTTCGGAGCTGTCGTGCCATGCTTTATGGGTGAAGTGGGTGTCGGTGGAGACAGAGTAGATTTCCACGCCCATCTTCTGGAACTCTTCGTAATGATCGGCCACGTCGCCCAGCTCAGTGGGACAAACGAAGGTAAAATCGGCCGGGTAGAAGAAGAACACTCCCCACTTGCCTTTCAGGTCGGCTTCGGTCACTTCGACGAATTTACCGTCCTTGAACGCCTGGGCTTTGAACGGCTTGATTTCGGTATTGATTACAGACATGTCTTGCTCCTTTCGAAAGGTTGTCAACTTGACGGAGAGAAGCATAACGCCGGCGAAACGATATTCATAATGGATAGGCAGAATGGTCGCGATTGGTTTTTCCTATCAGTGTTTCGTGCCGCCGGGCGCTCGACTTTTCCCTGAAACGGGCGCTATCCGTGAGTCGCCCGTCCGGGCCCCATCTTCATTACCCTCGGTGACACTGGCAAGACGGTGCCCTGAATCAAGGGCGGCGCGCGTTGTCATCACCTCTTCCCGCGCCGGTAAAGAAAGCGACAACTCCCCTGCCTATGCTGACGCTCCCTCTCCTTATCAATGGGAGCATTGATAATGCCCGCCCGCGAAAACGCCCCCTTCCATGGACTGTTGGTGCCCGGACTGCATGGCAGCGATCCGGACCATTGGCAGCAACGCTGGCAATCCCACTTACCCTGGCTGCACAGTCTGACGCTGCCGGACTGGCAGAGCACTGAGCTGGCCTTCTGGCTGGATGGGCTCGATCTGGCCGCCAACGCTTTATCGTCCCCTTTCGTGCTTATTGCCCACGGCTTTGGCTGCGTCGCCGCCGCCCACTGGGCCACGACCCGGCCACGGCGAGTGGCCGGATTGCTGTTGGTGGCTCCGGCGCTGCCGGAGACTTCACCACGACGCCTGCCCGCCCCCCTGACCGTCCCGGCCCGCCTGGTGGCCAGCACCAGCGATCCCTGGATGAGCCTGGACGAGGCCCGCCGCCTGGCCCGGGATTGGGGCTGCGCGTTTCGCAATGGCGGCGATCTGGGTCATATCAACAGCGCCTCCGGCATCGGCGAGTGGCGGCAAGGCTTCGATGATCTGCGCTGGCTGCTCAGCCAGCGCGCTTCGCGCGGTACCGCCCTGACCGGATAGAACCCCATCAACCTGAAGCCGCTTCTGCCGATAGCTCTCTTGAAGACAACAATAAAGAGGCTCAGATATGAAGCAGTGGACCATGACCCGACAACTGTGGGGCATGCTCGGGTTACTGTGGCTGGCGATGCTGCTCCTGGCGGGCTGGACCGCCTGGGACAACCGTCAGACCATTCTGACCGAGCGCAAGACCGGACTGTCCCAGTACGTGGATTCCGCCCTCAACGCCGTCGATGGACAGGCCCGGCTGGCCGCTTCCGGCGTCATCAGCGAAACCGAGGCCCGGCAGCGCGCCGAGGAACTGATTCGCGATATGACCTACGACGAAGGGCGTGGTTACCTGTATGCCTTCGATGAGAACCACCGCATGTTGACCCACCCCAGCCTCGCCAAGGGCACCAACATGTGGGACTACCAAAACGAGGAAGGGCGCTATCTGTTCCGTGAGTTCATGGAGGCGGTACAAAACGGAGACGGGTTCGTCGATTACCTCTGGGTGCATCCCGGCCAGGAAGGCCTGGCGAAAAAGTCGTCCCTGCATGTGCATTACCCGCTCTGGGACTGGTACCTGGGCTCCGGCGTCTACATCAATGACATCAACGACGCCTTCTACGCCAGCCTCACTCAGTCACTGCTGTTCCTGCTGGCCCTGGGCATTCCACTGACACTGCTGATGGGCGTGATCATTCGCGGCGTGCTACGCCGACTTGGTGGCGAACCGGGTTACGCCGCCGAAGCGGTGCGCTATATCAGCGAAGGGGACCTGAGCCAACCCACGCGGTTGAAAGACGGCGACACCGGCAGCCTGCTGTTCGACATCGAACGGATGCGTCAGTCCCTCGGCGCCACCGTGGGCGACATTCACCGCAGTGCCGATGTCGTCAACACCGCGGTGGAAGACATCAAGGCCGGCAACGACGAGTTAGCCACCCGCACCGAGCAGCAGGCCGCCTCGCTCACCGAAACCGCCGCCAGCATGGAACAGCTCACCACCACCGTGCAGCAGAACGCGGACCACGCCGAGCAGGCGCGGCACCTGGCCAACAGTACCGCCGGCGATGCCCGCCGCGGCAGCGACGCCATGGATACCGTGATCCACACCATGGGCAGCATCCATGACAGCGCCGAGCAGATGAGCGCCATCGTCGACGCCATCGACGAGATCGCGTTCCAGACCAATATTCTGGCTCTCAACGCTTCCGTGGAAGCGGCCCGCGCCGGCGAGCAAGGCCGCGGGTTCGCGGTAGTGGCGGAAGAAGTGCGCAATCTGGCCAGCCGCAGCGCCGAGGCCGCCGGCGAGATCAAGACCCTGATCGAAAGCGCCGGCACCCTGGTGGCCACCGGCAGCCAGCAGGTACGCGGCACCGGCGAAATCATCACCGGCATGGTGGCGGACATCGGCCGGCTCAGCACCCTGGTCAGCGAAATCGCCACCGCGTCCAATGAGCAGAGCCAGGGCATCGGCCAGGCCAATGAGGCGATCACGCAAATGGACATGATGACCCAGCAAAACGCCCGGCTGGTGCAGGAAAGCTTCTCCGCCGCCCAACGCCTGGTGGACCAGAGCCAGCAATTGCGCCTGTATGTGGCCCGCTTTCAGGTCAAGCCCCCGCCACGGACCGGGACAGCGGACGATCACGACCTGCTCCAGAGCGAAAAAGCGGTTCCTGCGCCGGCTTGAAGAAGGCTTGACCCGGGGGTGACCCCGGGGTTGTATAAGCACACCATGATTCCCGTTTCCGCTGCCCTCCGGCCCGTGGCAACGCTGCTCGCCGGATTATTGATGGCCTGGGCTCTGCTGAGCCCGGCCCCCGCCATGGCGTCCCACCATGGCGGCGATCACCCCTGCGCCAGCGGCGAAATGCGGGAGCATCATCCCTGTCCCCACCACGCCGGCGACGCGGAAGGTTGCACTTGCCTGCAGGCCTGTCAGGGCGGCGCCTTGACCACCGCGGCCAGTTCGGTCCGTGCACCTCAACGACCCGCATCGGACCGCCTTGCCTCTCCCGGCCAGCGCTTCGCCGGTTTCCCCACGCCACCGTGGCGTCCGCCGTCCATCTAGACTGTTTTCCCATCGAAACACGCGCCCCCGCATACGGGTGGCGCCTTTTGCTTTCTATTGAGGAGAACGTCCCATGACGACGTCTTTTTCCCTGCCTCGCCGGCGCTTCGTGCAGGGCCTGGCCCTGGGCGGCACCGCTCTGGGTCTGGGGCTCACCCCGACGCAATTGTTCGCCCGCCA
This sequence is a window from Alloalcanivorax dieselolei B5. Protein-coding genes within it:
- the ahpF gene encoding alkyl hydroperoxide reductase subunit F translates to MLDANLKTQLQSYMERITQPFEMVASLDDGDKSRELSELLRDIEAMSDKITLREDGDDERRPSFSLNRVDGDISLRFAGIPMGHEFTSLVLALLQVGGHPPKVSDEVIEQVQALQGDFRFETYFSLSCQNCPDVVQALNLMAVLNPNIKHVAIDGALFQDEVDQRQVMAVPSVFLNGEEFGQGRMGLEEILAKLDTGAAERDAEKLNAKEAFDVLVVGGGPAGAASAIYAARKGIRTGVAAERFGGQVLDTMAIENFISVKETEGPKLATALEQHVRDYDVDIMNLQRAQQLIPAASEGGLHEVRFASGASLKTKTLILATGARWREVNVPGEKEYRGRGVAYCPHCDGPLFKGKSVAVIGGGNSGVEAAIDLAGIVEHVTLLEFDTKLRADAVLQKKLHSLANVTVHVNAQTTEITGDGTKVNGLLYKDRDSGEEHRVELAGVFVQIGLVPNTDWLKGTVELSRHGEIITDARGETSIPGIYAAGDVTTVPYKQIVIAMGEGAKAALSAFDHLIRTSVSDAA
- the ahpC gene encoding alkyl hydroperoxide reductase subunit C, with protein sequence MSVINTEIKPFKAQAFKDGKFVEVTEADLKGKWGVFFFYPADFTFVCPTELGDVADHYEEFQKMGVEIYSVSTDTHFTHKAWHDSSETIAKIKYTMIGDPTMQISRNFEVLREDEGLANRGTFIVDPDGIIQAMEITAEGIGRDAEDLLRKVKAAQYVRAHPGEVCPAKWKEGEATLAPSLDLVGKI
- a CDS encoding methyl-accepting chemotaxis protein, coding for MKQWTMTRQLWGMLGLLWLAMLLLAGWTAWDNRQTILTERKTGLSQYVDSALNAVDGQARLAASGVISETEARQRAEELIRDMTYDEGRGYLYAFDENHRMLTHPSLAKGTNMWDYQNEEGRYLFREFMEAVQNGDGFVDYLWVHPGQEGLAKKSSLHVHYPLWDWYLGSGVYINDINDAFYASLTQSLLFLLALGIPLTLLMGVIIRGVLRRLGGEPGYAAEAVRYISEGDLSQPTRLKDGDTGSLLFDIERMRQSLGATVGDIHRSADVVNTAVEDIKAGNDELATRTEQQAASLTETAASMEQLTTTVQQNADHAEQARHLANSTAGDARRGSDAMDTVIHTMGSIHDSAEQMSAIVDAIDEIAFQTNILALNASVEAARAGEQGRGFAVVAEEVRNLASRSAEAAGEIKTLIESAGTLVATGSQQVRGTGEIITGMVADIGRLSTLVSEIATASNEQSQGIGQANEAITQMDMMTQQNARLVQESFSAAQRLVDQSQQLRLYVARFQVKPPPRTGTADDHDLLQSEKAVPAPA
- a CDS encoding DUF3325 domain-containing protein, encoding MPENVLLLAALLLSVIGLGWFALALDVHWKQACGKQARGVASARGLRLFGGVALALSLILCLQVDHPTMAALVWIMSLAGAALIVAFTLSWRPHWLALLAARPPRRQAG
- a CDS encoding 2OG-Fe(II) oxygenase, with amino-acid sequence MTPWQRLEQVDWPAVEQHLDDNGHAVIPALLGADECAGLAALYAETDRFRSRVVMARHGFGRGEYQYFAYPLPPLVDTLRQDLYPRLVPIANRWQARLGKARRFPAQHNAYLAQCHDDGQCRPTPLLLRYQPGDYNCLHQDLYGENWFPLQVAVLLSAPGEQFEGGEFVLTEQRPRRQSRAMVPPLRQGDALVFAVNQRPVAGQRGDYRVTLRHGVSELRRGQRYTLGLIFHDAA
- a CDS encoding SDR family NAD(P)-dependent oxidoreductase translates to MQIKNAVALITGSSSGIGAATARLFAEYGCNVVINYSRNEAGAQKVADDCRALGVEALVVQADVSRDEDCRALVQATLDQFGRLNILVNNAGTTLFCAHENLDGLSADDFLNIYRVNTVGPYQMVRAAEKALRDSGVAHVVNMASIAGLAGVGSSIAYAASKGALLTMTKSLARVMGPQVRVNAICPGFVQGEWLAQGLGQERYDALLEQTKRGAALNDAASPETVAQAVLGLVIGGDLSTGEALLVDGGSHLNASGVKR
- a CDS encoding PepSY-associated TM helix domain-containing protein; this translates as MFQNFRLAMAWVHTWFGLFLGFVLMVVFFFGSLSVFDREIDRWAIPESRFEPQPMPSFDEILKPVFEDMQPAKESVDQMRPRVDGPMPEHFDTPVRWGAYTTHRDPVLGLFAGYQVPNANNPDELVWGTRTIDPRTGESLPDDQLKIGSRFFYPLHYSLNLHWKDLGYWIVGLAALIMLVALVTGVIMHRKLFRELFTFRPNKSKQRSILDLHNLTGVVALPFHFMFAFTGLVIFAGIYFPVTHTQLEPLHDLHEVIESQETGLPHERAGVAAPIASVDAMVAEARRRWAAKDMAGDVGFLALQHVGDANGYVSIYRAGTDRIALTGEGIHFKASTGEVLREDPPPSAVERIDEFLTGLHLQHFRHWLLRWLYVLGGLAGCACIATGFLFFVEKRKRQHAKRGQIGSRVVDALAVTTVTGMLIATLGILIANRLLPTNLPARGDWEQYCFWGVWALAMAHAFWRTAPVARARLAPAWGEQCWAIAVLAVSAVVLNWVTTGDHLLKTLSAGYWPVAGVDLFMLVSALVAVLTARRLKRRARPQPADSGELSGEAAHA
- a CDS encoding RBBP9/YdeN family alpha/beta hydrolase; amino-acid sequence: MPARENAPFHGLLVPGLHGSDPDHWQQRWQSHLPWLHSLTLPDWQSTELAFWLDGLDLAANALSSPFVLIAHGFGCVAAAHWATTRPRRVAGLLLVAPALPETSPRRLPAPLTVPARLVASTSDPWMSLDEARRLARDWGCAFRNGGDLGHINSASGIGEWRQGFDDLRWLLSQRASRGTALTG